A region from the Solanum lycopersicum bio-material TGRC:LA1421 mitochondrion, complete genome genome encodes:
- the atp1 gene encoding ATP synthase subunit 1, translated as MELSPRAAELTSLLESRISHFYTNFQVDEIGRVVSVGDGIARVYGLNEIQAGEMVEFASGVKGIALNLENENVGIVVFGSDTAIKEGDLVKRTGSIVDVPAGKAMLGRVVDGLGVPIDGRGALSDHERRRVEVKAPGIIERKSVHEPMQTGLKAVDSLVPIGRGQRELIIGDRQTGKTAIAIDTILNQKQLNSRATSESETLYCVYVAIGQKRSTVAQLVQILSEANALEYSILVAATASDPAPLQFLAPYSGCAMGEYFRDNGMHALIIYDDLSKQAVAYRQMSLLLRRPPGREAFPGDVFYLHSRLLERAAKRSDQTGAGSLTALPVIETQAGDVSAYIPTNVIPITDGQICLETELFYRGIRPAINVGLSVSRVGSAAQLKTMKQVCGSSKLELAQYREVAALAQFGSDLDAATQALLNRGARLTEVPKQPQYAPLPIEKQILVIYAAVNGFCDRMPLDRISQYERAIPNSVKPELLQSFLEKGGLTNERKMEPDTFLKESALAFISI; from the coding sequence ATGGAACTTTCTCCCCGAGCTGCGGAACTAACAAGTCTATTAGAAAGTCGAATTAGCCACTTTTACACGAATTTTCAAGTGGATGAAATCGGTCGAGTGGTCTCAGTTGGGGATGGGATTGCACGTGTTTATGGATTGAACGAGATTCAAGCTGGGGAAATGGTTGAATTTGCCAGCGGTGTGAAAGGAATAGCCTTGAATCTTGAGAATGAGAATGTAGGGATTGTTGTCTTTGGTAGTGATACTGCTATTAAAGAAGGAGATCTTGTCAAGCGCACTGGATCTATTGTGGATGTTCCTGCGGGAAAGGCTATGCTAGGGCGTGTGGTCGATGGCTTGGGAGTACCTATTGATGGAAGGGGGGCTCTAAGCGATCACGAGCGAAGACGTGTTGAAGTGAAAGCCCCTGGGATTATTGAACGTAAATCAGTGCACGAGCCTATGCAAACAGGTTTAAAAGCGGTAGATAGCCTGGTTCCTATAGGTCGTGGTCAACGAGAACTTATAATCGGGGACCGACAAACTGGAAAAACTGCTATTGCTATCGATACCATATTAAACCAAAAGCAACTGAACTCAAGGGCCACCTCTGAGAGTGAGACATTGTATTGTGTCTATGTAGCGATTGGACAGAAACGCTCAACTGTGGCACAATTAGTTCAAATTCTTTCAGAAGCGAATGCTTTGGAATATTCTATTCTTGTAGCAGCCACCGCTTCGGATCCTGCTCCTCTACAATTTTTGGCCCCATATTCTGGGTGTGCCATGGGGGAATATTTCCGCGATAATGGAATGCACGCATTAATAATCTATGATGATCTTAGTAAACAGGCGGTAGCATATCGACAAATGTCATTATTGTTACGCCGACCACCAGGTCGTGAGGCTTTCCCAGGGGATGTTTTCTATTTACATTCCCGTCTCTTAGAAAGAGCGGCTAAACGATCGGACCAGACAGGCGCAGGTAGCTTGACCGCCTTACCCGTCATTGAAACACAAGCTGGAGACGTATCGGCCTATATTCCCACCAATGTGATCCCCATTACTGATGGACAAATCTGTTTGGAAACAGAGCTCTTTTATCGCGGAATTAGACCTGCTATTAACGTCGGCTTATCTGTCAGTCGCGTCGGGTCTGCCGCTCAGTTGAAAACTATGAAACAAGTCTGCGGTAGTTCAAAACTGGAATTGGCACAATATCGCGAAGTGGCCGCCCTTGCTCAATTTGGCTCAGACCTTGATGCTGCGACTCAGGCATTACTCAATAGAGGTGCAAGGCTGACAGAAGTACCGAAACAACCACAATATGCACCACTGCCAATTGAAAAACAAATTCTAGTCATTTATGCAGCTGTCAATGGATTCTGTGATCGAATGCCACTAGACAGAATTTCTCAATATGAGAGAGCCATTCCAAATAGTGTCAAACCAGAATTACTACAATCCTTTTTAGAAAAAGGTGGCTTAACTAACGAAAGAAAGATGGAACCAGATACATTCTTAAAAGAAAGTGCTTTAGCTTTTATTTCAATTTAA
- the ccmB gene encoding cytochrome c maturation protein CcmB yields MRRLFLELYHKQIFPSTPITSFSLFLSYIVVTPLMLGFEKDFSCHSHLGPIRIPPLFPFPSAPFPRNEKEDGTLELYYLSAYCLPKILLLQLVGHRVIQISRVFRGFPMLQLPYQFGRSGMDRLNIPLGSLVLTLLCGIHSRSALGITSSSGWNSSQNPTTSPTSLPPTVSRTSIETEWFHVLSSIGYSSPFVSLFPISVSISSQD; encoded by the coding sequence ATGAGACGACTCTTTCTTGAACTATATCATAAACAGATCTTCCCCTCCACACCAATCACGAGTTTTTCTCTATTCCTCTCGTATATCGTCGTAACGCCCTTAATGCTAGGTTTTGAAAAAGACTTTTCATGTCATTCCCATTTAGGTCCGATTCGGATCCCTCCGTTGTTTCCTTTTCCTTCCGCACCTTTTCCTCGAAATGAGAAAGAAGATGGTACACTTGAATTGTATTATTTAAGTGCTTATTGCTTGCCAAAAATCCTACTTCTACAATTGGTAGGTCACCGGGTTATTCAAATAAGTCGTGTTTTCCGTGGTTTTCCCATGTTACAACTTCCGTACCAATTCGGTCGATCCGGAATGGATCGGTTAAACATTCCATTAGGTAGCCTGGTCTTGACTCTTCTGTGTGGTATTCATTCTCGTTCGGCTCTTGGAATCACATCCAGCAGTGGTTGGAACAGCTCGCAAAATCCAACCACTTCACCTACTTCATTGCCCCCAACCGTTTCTCGTACCTCTATTGAAACAGAATGGTTTCATGTTCTTTCATCGATTGGTTATTCCTCTCCGTTCGTATCTCTTTTTCCAATTTCGGTCTCGATTAGTTCACAAGATTGA